The window TACTACTATGACCTTATCAGCACGCTCTAACGTATTCGTTAAGGCATGTGATAACCGTGCCCCCAAATCCTCACCCTGCTGATAAAATAATTCTCCCGAAAAGTCTTCACACATCTGTGACCAGCACGCATGAGCACTGCCCACCCACAACTCCAGCTGCCAGCGTTCAGTGAGTGATAACTGTTGCAAACAATGTTGAATTAAGCGCTCATGCAAGCGCGCAGACTGGGCTGCACTCAACAGCGGCTGCAAGCGAGTTTTGACCTGCCCGGCTACTGGCGCTTTAGCAAACACCAATAAACGCTGTCTCCCCCATTCAGCGACCATAATAATATTTCACTAATCGCTGCGGGCTAATCCCTAAAAAATAGCCCAATCGTAACTGCCACATCAATAACACCGTAGCCAAAAGACCGTGCTGCTCCCAGCGGCGACTAGAGGTCATCACTGCCGCCGGCCATACCAAGGGCTTGGCTATTTTTTTACTGCGCTTACTTATCGCCACATCTTCCATCAATGGAATATCATCATAGCCATTGATCGCTTGAAAAAAATCACGCCTGAAAAACAAACATTGATCGCCGGTAGCAACGGCTGTCAATCGCGAACGACAATTCATCGCGCGCTCGATAATACGTAAGCCCAAAGCGTGGCCACTTAATGCAATAGCAAAAAAACCCCACGGCATGGTTGTAGCCGCTAAATTTTTTAAGAACCGGGAAAAGTCATCCGGCAGTACACTATCGGCATGCAAAAATAACAGCCACTGCCCTTTTGCTACTGCAGCAGCAGCATTCATTTGCGCAGCACGACCTTTAGGCGCCTCAATCAGCCGATCAACCAGGGGAAGGGATTTGTCGATGGTAGCATCGCTACTACCACCGTCGGCGACGATAATTTCACAAGAATAGTTTCTGAGGATCTGTAATCGTTGTAACTGGGACTCTATTAACGGCGCTTCATTTAATACCGGGATAATAATACTCAACAGCAAGCCCGAGGCGGCAGGTACTGGTTCAGTCATGCAAGGCGCCACCACAGCTACTGCCTTGCCCGGCGGTACAGCCAAAACAATGATCACCAATGCTGATGTCTTTACCAGTGATATCGGTATTTAACAACTCGGCTAAATGTATTTTAGGTTTATCCGTAGCCAGCATCGGCAGTGCTAACATTTGATTAAAGTCGCAATCGTAAACATAACCCTGCCAATCAATGCTGATCAAACTGCGACACATAACGGTCGCCATATTAGCTTCACTAAAATTATTTTTTAGTAAGTCCATATAAGTATCCAACTCACCATGGGACATCAACACGCTACCAAAACGACTAATCGGCATATTAGTAATCGTAAACAGCTGATTAAACACCACTCCAAAACGAGCTTTTAATTCACGCTGATAATCGGCTTGTAATTGTTCCTGTGGTGGCGGCAACGTGGCACCCGTTGGGTTATAAACCAGGTGCAATAATTTATCGGCATCAATACCGTAACCCAGAGCATTTAACTGCTGCAGTACTTGCATGCTTTCGTTATACACGCCTTTGCCCCGTTGTTTTTCAACATTTTCTTCCAGATAACAAGGAAGAGAGGCAGTGATAGTTACCTGATTAGCCGCGAGAAAACCGGCCAAATCTTCATAACCGGGCTCTAATAAAATCGTCAGATTACAGCGATCGATGACCTCCACATTGCGCGCTCTGGCGGCAGTGACCAGATAGCGAAAATGCGGGTTCATCTCCGGCGCACCACCGGTTAAGTCCAGGGTTGTAATCTGCTGATCATCGATAAAATCAAGTAATAAATCGATAGTGGCTTTGTCCATCAACTCGGTGCGACTGGGACCTGCGTTGACATGACAATGCACACAACTGAGATTGCACTTATATCCCAGATTAACTTGTAATGTGTGTAGCTGATCGCGCTGAATCGGTGGAAAATCAGTGGCCAGTAATAGTGGACGGCTATCTAACATTGCGTAGATTCCATAGGATGAAAATAAACGACAACGTTGGACAGTATTACGCGCATTAGATTCCAGCGTTGCGATCCATCAATATACACGGTGCAACCTAATTTCAAAAGCGGTGTAAACTAACGGCTTGTAACTTAGCTTGGTAGACTAAGTGAGTTCATACTCATGTAAGCCCGATTCCGCGCGCTGCTTAAGAAAGGTTTTATAATCGCCGGGAAAGATAAAAGGATGATGGCCACTATCGGTTTGGTAGTAGGTATTACAACCACCACTGCCCCAGGAAAACAAAGGGATATTTTGCTGCAGCCACTCGCCGTATTGCGCATGCAAATCACGTTTAACATCAATACTAGCGACACCTTCAGCGCGCATTTTCGCCAGTAAATTTACAATACAGGCCACATTAGGCTCTAATGATTTAAAATAAGAAACCGACAGCACGACCGCATTAGGTCCCATGCCAAAAAAGTAGTTAGGAAAACCCGGTACTGTAATACCTTTATAAGCTTCCGGTTTTTGCTCTAATAATTGCGCCAGATTTTGCTGCTCTTTACCCAACACCTCGATGCGATCATAGTCCAGCACCCGATAACCAGTGCAATAAATAATAATATCGGCATCGATATGCGACCCCCCGCTAGTAACAATACCGGTAGGCGTCACTTCACTCGCCCCCTCTGCTAGCAAACGCACATGCTGCAAATTTAACGTTGGATAAAAATCATCAGCCACTAGCGGCCGCTTGCAACCAAAGCGACTGCTTGGCGTGACCATTTTTTGTATAGCGGGGTCCTTAATGGCTTTGGCGATATATTTTCGCCCCATATTTTCAAAGGTATCCATTTGTTTACTGCCGTTCATCGCCCCTTTATGCATCAACAACATCAGCCGCCCCTGCCCCCAACGGAGCAACCGCGCCAACGCCGGGATACGATTAAATAACGTGCGCTGAAAGGCTGAATAGACTTTACGTCCCCGCGGCAAAATCCAGTTGGGTGATCGCTGCAATACCGTTAACTGCTTCGCCACCTTCGCCACTTCCGGCACGATTTGTACTGCCGCAGCAGCAGAACCCACCACCACTACCCGCTTACCGGTCAAATCGATATCGTGATTCCAGTGCGTACTGTGCCAACTGCTGCCTTCAAAACTATCAATACCTTTCAGCTTGGGGTAAACCGGCGTGTGCTGGTTACCCATCGCATTAATCACCACATCAAACGCCTCTACCGCAGTTTCACCTGCCGACGTTTGCGTATGCACTTGCCATTGATCAGCTTGAAATTTTGCAGACAGCACTCGCGTATTGAACTGCATATACGGATCCAAACCAAAGTCAGTCGCACAGCGCTGCAAATAAGCCTCGATTTCAGCATGGCCGACAAAACTCGCTGACCAATCAGGGTTTGGCGCATAGGAAAATGTATAAGCATGCGCCCATACATCGCAGGCCAAACCCGGATAGCTATGCATATGCCAAGTGCCGCCCGCTGCGCGCTCTTTTTCAAAAATCGTAAAATTGTTAAAGCCCTGGGCTAGCAACTCACGGCCAGCGGCAATACCCAGCGGGCCAGCACCAATCACTGCGATACGGAAATCTTGCTTGGACATAACCTGACTCATCATTATTGTTAGATACTTAAAATTGGCTGCCAGAGTGGATGTATAACCATTAGCCCAGCAATATCGCCAACAACCTTGGATTGCAGGCATAATACCAAAAGCCCAGCGCCGTGTTTGCTTACAGAGATTAACAATCAGTAACCGAGTTGCGTTATTAACAAGCAGACATATACGCTAGCAAACGCATCCAATAACCGAATAGTAGAGCCCATGACAACGACCACCGATAACTACCCTATTTTCAACCGTGATGAAAAAGTCTTTATTGCACTGGCGGGCTTTTTTATCTGTTCAATGACCTTGTTGAATGTCATCGGTATTACTCGTTTTATCCAAATGGGCCCACTGGCACTGGCTGTTGGCGTTCTACCTTACCCGCTGACATTCTTGTGCACTGATTTAATTTGTGAACTTTATGGTAAACAACGTGCTAACTATGTGGTCACCTTAGGGCTCATTCTGAATTTTTTTATTATTGGCTGTCTTTGGCTAGCCCAAACTATCTCTTCAGTTCCCAGCGAGGCAATGCCACCCTGGCAAGTACTGGAACTCAGCAAAGCCGTGATGTTGCCCAGTGGCGAAAAACTGGAAGGCAGTGTTGAATTATTTACCCTCATCTATGCCTGTACCTCCGGTGCAGTTTTCGCCTCCATGCTAGCCTATATCGCCGCCCAGTATTGCGACGTACAGTTATTCCA is drawn from Oceanicoccus sp. KOV_DT_Chl and contains these coding sequences:
- a CDS encoding TIGR04282 family arsenosugar biosynthesis glycosyltransferase, producing the protein MVAEWGRQRLLVFAKAPVAGQVKTRLQPLLSAAQSARLHERLIQHCLQQLSLTERWQLELWVGSAHACWSQMCEDFSGELFYQQGEDLGARLSHALTNTLERADKVIVVGTDCPSLNQQTLFAAFAALDNYDVVVGPANDGGYVLLAMKAPSPSLFQGISWGGDQVLAQTLDRIRALGLSYCELPSMSDIDRPEDFLQLQKTMPALTVDIAPAGLK
- a CDS encoding TIGR04283 family arsenosugar biosynthesis glycosyltransferase, encoding MTEPVPAASGLLLSIIIPVLNEAPLIESQLQRLQILRNYSCEIIVADGGSSDATIDKSLPLVDRLIEAPKGRAAQMNAAAAVAKGQWLLFLHADSVLPDDFSRFLKNLAATTMPWGFFAIALSGHALGLRIIERAMNCRSRLTAVATGDQCLFFRRDFFQAINGYDDIPLMEDVAISKRSKKIAKPLVWPAAVMTSSRRWEQHGLLATVLLMWQLRLGYFLGISPQRLVKYYYGR
- the arsS gene encoding arsenosugar biosynthesis radical SAM (seleno)protein ArsS (Some members of this family are selenoproteins.) — encoded protein: MLDSRPLLLATDFPPIQRDQLHTLQVNLGYKCNLSCVHCHVNAGPSRTELMDKATIDLLLDFIDDQQITTLDLTGGAPEMNPHFRYLVTAARARNVEVIDRCNLTILLEPGYEDLAGFLAANQVTITASLPCYLEENVEKQRGKGVYNESMQVLQQLNALGYGIDADKLLHLVYNPTGATLPPPQEQLQADYQRELKARFGVVFNQLFTITNMPISRFGSVLMSHGELDTYMDLLKNNFSEANMATVMCRSLISIDWQGYVYDCDFNQMLALPMLATDKPKIHLAELLNTDITGKDISIGDHCFGCTAGQGSSCGGALHD
- a CDS encoding NAD(P)/FAD-dependent oxidoreductase; this translates as MSKQDFRIAVIGAGPLGIAAGRELLAQGFNNFTIFEKERAAGGTWHMHSYPGLACDVWAHAYTFSYAPNPDWSASFVGHAEIEAYLQRCATDFGLDPYMQFNTRVLSAKFQADQWQVHTQTSAGETAVEAFDVVINAMGNQHTPVYPKLKGIDSFEGSSWHSTHWNHDIDLTGKRVVVVGSAAAAVQIVPEVAKVAKQLTVLQRSPNWILPRGRKVYSAFQRTLFNRIPALARLLRWGQGRLMLLMHKGAMNGSKQMDTFENMGRKYIAKAIKDPAIQKMVTPSSRFGCKRPLVADDFYPTLNLQHVRLLAEGASEVTPTGIVTSGGSHIDADIIIYCTGYRVLDYDRIEVLGKEQQNLAQLLEQKPEAYKGITVPGFPNYFFGMGPNAVVLSVSYFKSLEPNVACIVNLLAKMRAEGVASIDVKRDLHAQYGEWLQQNIPLFSWGSGGCNTYYQTDSGHHPFIFPGDYKTFLKQRAESGLHEYELT
- a CDS encoding queuosine precursor transporter translates to MTTTTDNYPIFNRDEKVFIALAGFFICSMTLLNVIGITRFIQMGPLALAVGVLPYPLTFLCTDLICELYGKQRANYVVTLGLILNFFIIGCLWLAQTISSVPSEAMPPWQVLELSKAVMLPSGEKLEGSVELFTLIYACTSGAVFASMLAYIAAQYCDVQLFHFFKRLTKGKHLWLRNNFSTLISQGVDSFMVVAVTFGASFLAGSIGIQQILLLMGSNYLFKVCVAIADTLPFYFLVAKLSRYLGRD